In Dromaius novaehollandiae isolate bDroNov1 unplaced genomic scaffold, bDroNov1.hap1 HAP1_SCAFFOLD_32, whole genome shotgun sequence, one DNA window encodes the following:
- the LOC135326603 gene encoding olfactory receptor 6E1-like — MGNTTIIFLVHVDQRLQTPMYFFISSLAFLEIWFTSSTTITLLATLSSGRRTISLSSCFAQSYFYFALGCTEFALLVVMSFDRYVAICQPLHYAAIMKQQLCTHLVVAAWVVGFTLASYHLVLLSKLTFCSPNKIHHFFCDNSPLFKLSCSDTSLLWKADSILILFVVLGSLCLITVSYMCIFRCILHMPAVSGRKKAFATCSSHLTSLAIVYGSCIVLYARPSEDVSLETNRVVALLNTVLYPFLNPFIYSLRNKAVKLALKEVLGRAKVRLFPQLWCFSGQQF; from the coding sequence ATGGGGAACACAACAATCATTTTCCTCGTGCATGTGGATCAGCGCCTGCAAACCcctatgtactttttcatcagcagtctggcattcctggaaatctggtttacatcctccacaaccaTCACATTGCTGGCGACTTtgagctctggtaggagaacaatctccttaagcagctgctttgcccaatcctatttctattttgccctgggttgtacagagtttgctctgcttgttgtcatgtcctttgaccgctacgttgccatctgccagcctttgcattatgctgccatcatgaagcagcagctctgcacccacctggtTGTTGCTGCATGGGTCGTAGGCTTCACACTTGCGAGTTaccacctggtcctgctctcaaagctgactttctgtagTCCCAACAAGATCCACcactttttttgtgacaactcccCCTTATTCaagctgtcctgctctgacaccagcctgctttggaaagcagactctattttgatattgtttgtagtgctgggttccttatgtctAATCacggtgtcctacatgtgcatcttccgctgtattctgcacatgccagcagtgtctgggaggaagaaagcttttgctacgtgttcttcccatctcaccaGCTTAGCCATtgtatatggaagctgcattgttctctatgcacggccctcagaagatgtttccttggagaccaacagagttgtagctttgctgaacactgtcctgtacccattcttaaaccccttcatctacagtctcagaaacaaggctgtgaaactggccctgaaggAAGTCCTTGGCCGTGCGAAGGTTCGGCTTTTTCCCCAGCTATGGTGCTTCTCGGGACAGCAATTCTAA